A window of Nicotiana tabacum cultivar K326 chromosome 24, ASM71507v2, whole genome shotgun sequence contains these coding sequences:
- the LOC107795739 gene encoding lysine histidine transporter-like 6 — translation MVSSSPPPAPKEVPSDEKWAEDGPPREAKWWYSTFHTVTAMVGAGVLSLPYAMAYLGWGPGTVVMILSWCITLHTMWQMIQLHECVPGVRFDRYKDLGKHAFGPKLGAWIVLPQQLIVQVGCDIVYMVTGGKCLKKFMEIACTNCTTIRQSYWICIFGAIHFFLSQLPNFNSVSGVSLAAAVMSLSYSTIAWVGCVGKGRVPNVSYAYKKTSPADSMFRVFNALGQVSFAYAGHAVVLEIQATIPSTPEKPSKVPMWKGAVWAYFVNALCYFPVAFIGYWAFGQDVDDNVLVGLERPSWLIAAANLMVVVHVIGSYQVYAMPVFDLMEQKMVKTWNFPPGIMLRFFVRTAYVAFTLFLGVTFPFFGDLLGFFGGFGFAPTSYFLPCIMWLKIKKPRRFSMSWLINWACIFIGVFIMIASTIGGLRNIVADSSTYEFYS, via the exons atggttTCATCTTCTCCTCCACCAGCTCCAAAG GAAGTTCCTTCAGATGAGAAATGGGCAGAAGATGGTCCTCCTCGCGAAGCGAAATGGTGGTACTCAACTTTTCACACAGTTACTGCGATGGTTGGTGCTGGTGTTCTCAGCTTGCCTTATGCCATGGCCTACTTAGGATG GGGTCCAGGGACGGTAGTTATGATCTTATCATGGTGTATAACCTTACACACAATGTGGCAAATGATACAACTCCATGAATGTGTTCCCGGAGTTCGTTTCGATCGGTACAAGGATCTTGGTAAACATGCCTTTGGACCAAAACTTGGGGCATGGATAGTACTTCCACAACAACTAATTGTCCAAGTTGGTTGTGACATTGTGTACATGGTTACTGGAGGAAAGTGTCTGAAGAAGTTCATGGAAATAGCTTGCACAAATTGCACCACAATAAGGCAATCCTATTGGATTTGCATATTTGGTGCAATCCATTTCTTTCTATCACAGCTTCCCAATTTCAATTCTGTTTCTGGTGTTTCATTAGCAGCTGCAGTCATGTCACTGAG CTATTCAACTATAGCATGGGTAGGTTGTGTAGGCAAAGGCAGAGTCCCGAACGTGAGCTACGCGTACAAGAAAACAAGTCCAGCTGATTCTATGTTTCGCGTCTTTAACGCGTTAGGTCAAGTTTCCTTTGCTTATGCTGGTCATGCTGTTGTCCTTGAGATACAAGCCACTATTCCATCGACACCTGAGAAGCCCTCGAAAGTTCCAATGTGGAAAGGCGCCGTATGGGCCTATTTTGTCAATGCCCTGTGCTATTTCCCCGTTGCTTTCATCGGGTATTGGGCATTTGGCCAAGATGTCGATGACAACGTGCTCGTGGGACTTGAAAGGCCATCTTGGCTTATTGCAGCTGCTAACTTAATGGTGGTTGTTCATGTCATAGGCAGCTATCAG GTTTATGCTATGCCAGTGTTTGATTTGATGGAGcaaaaaatggtgaaaacctGGAATTTCCCACCTGGAATAATGCTGCGCTTCTTCGTTCGTACTGCATATGTTG CTTTCACTTTGTTTCTTGGTGTAACATTCCCTTTCTTTGGTGATCTTCTTGGTTTCTTTGGAGGATTTGGTTTTGCTCCTACTTCTTATTTT CTCCCCTGCATAATGTGGCTTAAGATCAAGAAACCAAGGAGATTCAGCATGTCATGGTTGATAAATTGG GCATGCATATTCATTGGAGTTTTCATTATGATAGCTTCCACAATTGGTGGATTGAGAAATATTGTTGCTGATTCTTCCACCTATGAGTTCTACTCTTGA